ATCAAAGCTTAATTATGTTGTAAACAGGAGAAAAGTTCGGATAGCTTCGCTACTTCAGCTAAGTTATGTGATTTCGCTTTCCATTGACtgtctctgctttgttttcctcccacaGCTATCGGGAGACTTTGCGAGAAGTGTAAGTGTTTCCACCTTTGTTTGAAATTGCAAATAAATAGTGTGCACACAAATtgttaatagtttgtttttgcacatacGCACTTCTATTTCATTAATGTTGCAGGATATTTACTAGTAAATATTCAAAGCTGACTAATGCATTCACATATgaaaatttcacttttttaatttttaacatcCAGTCCGCATGCTGCATAGTGTGTTCTGAACCATTTTTTATTCTCAGTCCCTCTCATCTTGTCTCTCCTCACCCCAGGCGATGGAAAATGTGTGATCTGTGATTCCTATGTGAGGCCATGCACGCTGGTGCGTATTTGTGACGAGTGTAACTACGGATCCTACCAGGGACGTTGCGTCATCTGCGGAGGACCAGGTGTATCTGATGCCTACTACTGTAAAGAGTGCACCATCCAGGAGAAAGATGTGAGTGTGATCTTTGCCTTTGCCCGTAGCCGTGTTTCCAACATCATGAATGTTTTCAAGGGGCTGGGAACCTTTAGAGGTACCCATTGAGTTTCCACTACATGCACCATGGACTTAGTTACATTTTCTGGAATGTATTTCATCCTCTAAAAGTCACTTGTCTTGTAGTAGTTCTCAAAACTACAGGGACTTTGGGGGTGGGGCTTAATTTCTGATTGGCTTAGGACTTGCAGCATTTTATCTCACAGTAAGTATTTTCTATAGCTCATAAAATTTGGTTACTCCAAGTTTAAGGCATTTTGTATCTGCTGTGCAAAACTTCAAGGAAATATGAGTGGAAACGCAGCTTTTGTGTGGGCTCTTAAGCAACTCAGCAGATGATATATATTTGTGAGAGTTTTGTCTCATAATGAACTGTAACTGTACCTTGTTttagataaaaaagaaaaatgctcatcactctctttctgtctttgttcgCTCTGCAGCGAGATGGATGTCCGAAGATCGTGAACTTGGGCAGCTCCAAAACAGATCTGTTTTATGAAAGGAAGAAGTACGGCTTCAAGAAGAGGTGAAGACTCTGCGGTCCGCTGcctattttagtttttcagcttttctttaaaACTTCCACGAAATCATTTTTTGACTTGATAATAAAGAtcacttttatatttctgtctcttgttcTGTGTAACTGCTCCGagtgttaaaatgttcagtttatattgATAGTGACGGATGAAGACACGGACACGGGTTAATCAAGTGTCACCTCCGGccaacattcatttgtattttccaGCCGCATTAAATTGAGaatgtttcactttcagtttcacttttttCCGCCTGGAGTAGTAATTGTTTAAACAGTGTGAGGTGTTGAGTGATTGTGGTGTGATTGAGTTTGCCCAGTTGTCactgaaatgtaatttaaaatgttccaaGTTTTATTAAGGACAAGTGGAATACATCTGTTAAAGGAAAGTCTGTCTAATGCGAACAATGGTGAAGCTTATGTGCATGAAACTATAACGTTACAACTCAGGAATGTGTCCTGGTGACTAAGTGACAGTTTTGAATCACGGACAACATGACTGTTTAAATTCAGCTGTTTGCTTATATTCTAACTTTCTCCACCAGTTGGCAGTGTTGGACATTTTGCACTCACACTGGCCTTGCATCTGAATTGAAACTATGGTAATTACACTACATAGTCATTTGTGTACATTAGTTACTACTTGGTAACTAAATGGAATTATGTTCTGGGTCAAGATGACACTGAGGCATTGAATTTTGACAGACCACATGAAACAATAGACTATTGTCCACTATTCCTGATATTCTGATTTAGTTGGACTCCGATTAGTAGAAATATGAATTAACTTAAAGAAAATCCTGTGCTTATTATGCGTTACACACTAGTAGAAGGAAACATGATATGCCTGATTGGTTTCCTGAACACAATATGATGTGGTTTAGAAGAGGTGCTGCACACGTCACAGGAGTCTCGCCAGTTTATTTGCACTGGACTCCATTTTAAACCCGAGACAAATTTTAGTCCGAATGTAACAAGGACACAATACTCGTGTACTTCTGTCAACGAAGCTTTAATTGTACatagtatatatacatatagtgtgtgtgtatatatatatatatacacaagacacaaaacatAGCCACACTGAACAagccaacatttttttaacaaagaaatacaaaatctTAACCAGGAAGGTTGAACTAACCtctcaaaaataacaaattgacCTGTtccagaagaggaagatgaagcctccattaaaatagaatagaaaaaaaaaagagaacgaGACAGAGTGGTAACTATCGCTAAGAATTATTCCAAAAAATATCCTAACTAAAAATGactctttaaaaagagaccgtATTATGGAATAtgagaataaactgaatgaGGCTTGGAGTGAAGTAATCTCTGTAGAGCTTCAAAAAGgcttgaaatatttcaacaacattttGGTTTTCACAAAACAGCACATGcctgtttttattcacaaataataaaattggATTTATTTTGGTAAAAAATATAGATGGATGGAAGCACAGCAGAAAAGGAGTGATATAAAATCTTTCCCTTATTGTCAATAGAGAACTAGACAGTGAAGAACCTTTATTTTCAGGTGTAATGTTGCACAACGTCCCCAGTAAACTCACAGGCTGTATGTTTGCTGAATTGAAACCACTTTAGAAATAGAAGACACTTTGAAGTATTAAAGATCCCTCATGCTTATTACTGAGACTACCAATCTCAGtctttcttaaaaacaaactgcagataCTAACAAAAAAGTCTGAAGAAAGGTCCTCCATAAAATCAAACTTGACGTTAAGTGTTTTTATAGGATATGTTTTAAACTTCATGTCACCATCGATAAAAACGTTGTTGCACTTAATGGTATATTGGAGTTGTCCTGGAAAacgattttaaaaatgttggtgACTCATTCCGCACTTAGGGTTGTGTATTAACTTTGCTCCCAAACGGTGCTGAGCAAATGGTGCAGTTTGGGCTTTTAGGAAGGGaaatttcattgtttcattccTGATGTAAATCAACATTATACAAATACCTGACTATCACAGTATCTGAGTGTTTGTCCTATAAGTCTGAGTAGATTTttagatgactttttttttagcttagaACTATTTACAATACAAGCATCAATAGATTCTACACATTTAATGGACTCGTCaactctgacaacctgcagagAGCAAAGCAGGGCGTCCAACGTTCGGACAAAAATAACTCAAGCAACAGAAAAGCTTACACTGAAGCAGAGCGTTTACATACAGCTCTGCGCCGCTGCTGACATggccacactttttttttttgccatgtcaCTTTAATCCCCTGAAGTAGTTAAATTAATGGAAATGTCACAGTCAATAAAATTTGAGAGGGCAAAAACAAGGCCCTGCTTGTCTTCATACAATCTGCCACataataaaaacttgaaaactAAATTGGACAAGTGGTTGTCAGAATTTCTTAAAATCTGAGAACAGCTGGAAGCAACCTGCAAACACTAATGTGACTAAACTATTGCATCTGCTACCTAAATGACACCCATCTCCTTTAAAACCCAGAGATCCAAAAGTCCAAAATAAACatcacaaattattattatctcattATCTTTAGGACAGAGATGTAAAAACTTGATAAAAGTGCGCCTCATAAACAAGGCGCACTGAAGAAGCACTTGAAAATCCTCTCACACTCTTCTCACTCACGCAGATGCTAAATAAcagttgataaaaaaataaaaataaaaaccagataTTGATATCTTAACATGCCGTTATATCTCCATGGCAACATCGGCCAATGCCCTCGCACGCgttcttctcctctttgtcgTCGTCTTCTTTACGCACACGTACCAACCGcaatgttttgatttatttattcattggaaaaaataaatgaataaatcaactGTTGCCTACTGGTCATCTGGCACCGCActtgaaagagaagagaaaaaggatGAATGACagcgaggagaaggagggagtgaGGGCAATATTAAGAGGCTCAAACATTATTCACAAGATTACAGTTAAATCAGCAACTCTGGAGGCTAGAGCTCTGTGAGATTACTTAGAAAACCTCTTACTGTAAAGCAAAATATTGAACATGGAGGTTTAGTATGGCTTATGAACATATATTAGCCATATAAATGCAGACAGGGAGACTGCTGTGTGGCAGTACGTTCAAAAAATCACATTATACTGCCACTCCTGTTGCAACTGTAAAGTCAGCGTGTCACCCAAATCTACTCAACCACACACTCTCActctacttcctcctcctctcctgtctcaCCCCATGCAACAAGTAAGCTGTAGATTCTGTCAACAAGGCTGTCGTTCAAGATGTGCCTCACATGTAAAGACAAATGACTGAAACTGGGCTGTCTGCGTGTGGATGTCCATTCACTCCTCCGTGTGTTCGGTCCCTTACAGTGGTCCAAATTTGGATTCGTAGCGACCCATGACGTTCTTGTAGCGGCCGCACTCCTTCCGCAGCTCGGCCACCTCCGACCGCAGCGCCGCGTTCTCACGCTCCAGGAAAGCCGCTCGGACCGTGATCTGGTTCTCCTTTAACCTGCGGGCATCGCGCGAGCGCTTGGCGGCCACgttgttcttcttcctcctctgccagTATTTCTCATCCTGGAAAGATCCACAGGACACAAACGGATTGGACACAGTCCCAGAAACAACAGATCACATTTACTTTCTAGGGTATTTCTTCAGTGCAGCATAGCCCAAATCTGACCCGAGCTCTGTTTATAACATGGCTCACAGTCAAGTTCctttgtgcaaataaacaaaccacTTTTCACTCGGGTTGGgggcaaaggaaaaaaaacatccgtcTGAAAGTGATCGTActgctgagtcactgtgagTTGCCAGAACTCATTCTTCACCAAAGATCTTATTTCTACACCAGTCAAGACACTCAAATGTCTGTTTACTGTCCTTCCAGCGCTGCTTTATTTATGAAATCACAAAACACGAAAAAAATGCTTCTGTGGTGATACTTCATTTCTAGGACACGTAGAAGCTTTGATGTCACTCGTGGTTTATTACTCACTCCTCACTTTGTAGTTACAGATTTAACTGTCCATTAAGAAAGGATAATAAAATTTTTCAATCCTGAATGATTCAGTTTGTATCTGGca
This window of the Mugil cephalus isolate CIBA_MC_2020 chromosome 16, CIBA_Mcephalus_1.1, whole genome shotgun sequence genome carries:
- the phf5a gene encoding PHD finger-like domain-containing protein 5A codes for the protein MAKHHPDLIFCRKQAGVAIGRLCEKCDGKCVICDSYVRPCTLVRICDECNYGSYQGRCVICGGPGVSDAYYCKECTIQEKDRDGCPKIVNLGSSKTDLFYERKKYGFKKR